From Aedes albopictus strain Foshan chromosome 1, AalbF5, whole genome shotgun sequence, one genomic window encodes:
- the LOC109622701 gene encoding secretory phospholipase A2 receptor-like produces MKSIILVLLIYTCTVLGSKHYVVSKEKATWHDAFNHCKANGTQLVSVANRTDYHHLQTFIAKRLNCTEKCAVWIGANDLATKGTFTWVATGRRVEFTNWKPKKKLDNVSKAREEHCIEVLYYLKRSYRWHWRKSECRRKRYYVCEKVHT; encoded by the exons ATGAAATCAATTATTCTCGTTCTCTTGATCTATACTTGTACCGTATTAGGTTCCAAACATTATGTCGTCTCAAAAGAAAAG GCAACCTGGCACGATGCCTTCAATCACTGCAAAGCCAACGGTACGCAATTGGTGTCAGTAGCAAATCGAACAGACTACCATCACCTCCAGACATTCATTGCGAAGAGACTCAACTGTACCGAAAAGTGTGCCGTGTGGATTGGTGCTAACGATTTGGCCACCAAAGGAACGTTCACATGGGTTGCCACCGGCCGAAGGGTTGAATTCACCAACTGGAAGCCGAAGAAGAAGCTGGATAACGTGAGCAAAGCCCGCGAAGAGCATTGCATTGAAGTCCTGTATTATCTGAAGAGGAGTTACCGGTGGCACTGGCGCAAAAGCGAATGTCGGCGTAAAAGGTACTACGTTTGTGAAAAGGTGCACACTTGA
- the LOC109622702 gene encoding lectin subunit alpha, whose amino-acid sequence MLNSSTNLQANWHQASDHCKSSGMELVSITNQADYNQLTAFVARELNCTVLCAVWIGANDLGSEGTFTWTATGRRVGFTYWKSNQPDNKHGELEEHCVEVLHHPKDNFLWQWNDSVCKHEKYFVCERVNNCIQEFS is encoded by the coding sequence atgcttaaCTCTTCCACTAACCTACAGGCAAATTGGCACCAGGCATCCGATCACTGCAAATCCAGCGGAATGGAGCTGGTTTCGATAACCAATCAGGCAGACTACAATCAACTGACGGCATTCGTTGCACGGGAGCTAAACTGTACAGTGCTTTGTGCGGTGTGGATCGGTGCCAACGATTTGGGCAGTGAAGGAACATTCACTTGGACGGCCACCGGTAGAAGGGTTGGGTTTACCTACTGGAAATCGAACCAACCGGACAACAAACATGGGGAACTGGAGGAGCACTGCGTTGAAGTTCTGCACCATCCGAAGGATAATTTTCTATGGCAGTGGAACGATAGCGTGTGCAAGCATGAGAAGTATTTCGTTTGCGAGAGAGTGAATAACTGTATACAGgagtttagttga